In the Wyeomyia smithii strain HCP4-BCI-WySm-NY-G18 chromosome 2, ASM2978416v1, whole genome shotgun sequence genome, one interval contains:
- the LOC129720146 gene encoding uncharacterized protein LOC129720146, with translation MKIQETVLWSDSTIVLAWIKKPLNQLQQYVRNRIALIQEQTSEHRWKHVRSQQNPADIISRGQLPEYLQNNPLWWSGPEFLNREKYEVDVPETIPDEELPELKSMVTVSNDDGLLAYFHKQSSFRKIQRVVGYILRFAKNCKKKRAERELGTHLPVSELRQSTETIAYVVQQFHFADEIKRVVTNQPCRKLGNLRPVYVNKLLRVGGRLDRSQLPFENRHPIILPDKDPVVRLLVQQMHIELLHVRQTGLLNAMRQRYWLLNARSTIRFITRRCVRCFRTSPTTTSQLMGNLPESRVVPSPPFAVTDVDYAGPFWTKQGSRRPAIVKSYVAVYVCMTTEAVHLEAVSDLSTDAFLALRRLIARRGMIRELHSDNASNFRGANHELRALYQQFHNQQFVESIQSFCSSREIEWHFILPDAPEFGGLWEATVKSCKTHLKCIVGNVKLTFEELATVLAQIEAVMNSRPLFTISNDPADPLVITPAHYLIGRPLTAPAEPSLEDVKVSRLSRWQHLQLLREQFWRTWSRDYLNTLQPRKKYLREMPNVRVGMIVLLHDRNQPPLNCKLGRIEEVYPGDDGLVRAVDVFSNGHHF, from the coding sequence ATGAAAATCCAGGAAACAGTACTGTGGTCTGACAGTACGATTGTTTTAGCATGGATTAAAAAACCACTGAATCAACTACAACAGTACGTGCGCAATAGAATCGCTCTGATTCAAGAGCAGACTAGTGAGCATCGATGGAAGCATGTCAGATCGCAGCAAAACCCAGCCGATATCATCTCCCGAGGCCAACTTCCTGAGTATCTTCAGAACAATCCGCTCTGGTGGAGCGGTCCCGAATTCCTGAATAGGGAAAAGTATGAAGTAGACGTGCCCGAAACTATACCTGATGAAGAGCTACCAGAACTTAAATCCATGGTGACAGTGTCAAACGATGATGGTTTGCTGGCCTATTTCCACAAGCAAAGTAGTTTCCGTAAAATTCAACGAGTCGTGGGATACATTTTGCGCTTCGCTAAGAATTGTAAAAAGAAGCGTGCCGAACGTGAGCTTGGGACACATTTACCCGTCAGCGAGCTACGCCAATCCACGGAAACCATTGCATATGTCGTACAGCAGTTCCATTTTGCCGATGAAATCAAGCGCGTTGTTACCAATCAACCGTGCCGAAAACTTGGTAATTTACGCCCGGTTTACGTCAATAAGCTTCTCCGCGTGGGTGGTCGGTTGGATCGCTCGCAACTACCTTTCGAGAATCGTCATCCTATAATATTGCCGGATAAGGATCCGGTGGTGCGGCTGCTAGTGCAACAGATGCACATCGAGTTACTCCACGTAAGACAAACTGGACTTTTGAATGCCATGAGACAGCGATATTGGCTTCTAAACGCAAGATCTACCATTCGTTTCATCACCCGTCGTTGCGTCAGATGTTTCCGTACCAGCCCTACTACTACCAGTCAGCTAATGGGAAACCTACCAGAGTCTAGAGTAGTACCTTCCCCTCCGTTCGCCGTAACAGATGTCGACTATGCCGGGCCCTTTTGGACGAAACAAGGATCACGTCGACCTGCAATAGTGAAATCGTACGTAGCAGTGTACGTTTGTATGACGACTGAGGCCGTTCACCTGGAGGCCGTATCCGATTTGAGCACCGATGCTTTCCTGGCTCTTCGACGATTGATAGCTCGACGGGGCATGATTCGTGAGTTGCACTCGGATAATGCTAGTAACTTCCGAGGCGCCAACCATGAATTGAGAGCATTGTACCAACAATTCCATAATCAACAATTCGTTGAGTCGATTCAGTCTTTTTGTAGCAGCCGTGAAATCGAGTGGCACTTTATCCTACCAGATGCCCCTGAATTTGGCGGCTTGTGGGAAGCGACGGTGAAATCCTGCAAAACTCATCTTAAATGTATTGTCGGTAACGTGAAGTTAACTTTTGAGGAACTGGCTACAGTCTTAGCACAGATTGAGGCTGTCATGAACTCCAGACCGCTGTTTACCATCTCCAATGATCCAGCAGATCCACTTGTGATCACGCCAGCTCACTACCTTATCGGTCGACCACTTACAGCTCCCGCTGAACCATCGTTAGAAGATGTCAAGGTTTCTCGTTTGAGCCGCTGGCAGCATCTCCAACTTCTCCGTGAACAATTTTGGCGTACTTGGAGCCGAGACTATTTAAACACCCTACAACCCAGGAAAAAGTACCTACGAGAGATGCCTAACGTTCGTGTCGGCATGATTGTGCTACTGCATGATCGAAATCAACCTCCTCTCAATTGCAAACTAGGTCGCATCGAAGAAGTCTACCCTGGCGATGATGGGCTTGTACGAGCAGTAGATGTCTTCTCCAACGGTCACCATTTTTGA
- the LOC129720147 gene encoding uncharacterized protein LOC129720147 produces the protein MHSPSRSENGDSDGSASFHGFEEGITMNPDNENKYRVVCRQRSQVKQKLVRIQRTLITNSNIGLAQLNVLSKNLSAVYSEYSGFHSKVLFFVSDDALDQQEEEYAGFESIYNDVCNAVEELLLAAKNTAVPESPINQPAQPVIIQQQPLKMPIPTFDGSYAAWPKFKAIFNDLMANSGDTDAIKLYHLDKALIGNAAGALDAKILSEGNYKQAWDVLMDRYDNKRAIIETHYRGLLSLKTMSSPSYKELRALVNEATNHIESLCYLDQEINGTAEHFFVFLIVSALDSTTRQSWESTMKKGELPKYKQTIEYLKTRCQILDNCETAFQAAAAPIESKQVPFQSKIQPQKSYAVSTSSSQSTLVCDICGGSHRNVQCSALSNLTLAQKNEKSRAAGVCYNCLRKGHRAKDCPSDKACHKCQRRHHTLLHHDGVINKESRSNVSAPVEMANQPSVIAVPKQATAQQTPALVEPPISTTCSSFFTKSAKTVLLQTALVEVFDINSQPHLYRVLLDSGSQVNFVTEEMANRLGLLKTPANVPIVGINALRTHARDKVKVQFRSRVSAYHAELECLVTPRVTGIIPTSKIDISQWMIPDGIMLADPEFHTPDKVDLLIGGELFFDILEPSSIHLADGLPQLRDTHFGWVVAGVIIDPHVVNVSLQYSHPPVEDIERKMQQFWQTEEVPIVSKLSTAEIACEAHFLSTYQRNETGRFIVKLPFKENLSQLGNCRSLALKRFLMLEKRLIRNPELQTQNVNFIREYESIGHCREVAESEDVPNQQVYYLPHHAVLRPSSLSTKCRVVFDASAKSSPLELSLNDVLQIGPVVQNDLYHIVLRFRTFRVAFTADISKMYRQILAAPSDRRFFWREKPSLPLRVLELCTVTYGTASAPYQATRCLLQLTEEDGREFPIATRIVKKETYMDDVLSGADSLEQALEAQNQLKQLLHQGGFIHK, from the coding sequence ATGCATTCGCCGTCGCGTTCGGAAAACGGTGATAGTGACGGATCTGCGTCGTTTCATGGATTCGAAGAAGGAATTACTATGAATCCCGACAACGAGAATAAATATCGTGTTGTGTGCCGTCAGCGCTCACAAGTGAAACAAAAGTTAGTGCGGATTCAACGTACACTTATCACTAATTCTAATATTGGATTGGCACAATTAAATGTGCTGTCGAAAAATCTGTCTGCTGTATATTCGGAGTACAGTGGATTCCACAGTAAGGTACTTTTCTTTGTATCGGACGATGCTTTGGATCAGCAAGAAGAGGAATATGCTGGGTTCGAGAGCATATATAATGACGTGTGCAATGCCGTAGAGGAGTTACTTTTGGCAGCAAAGAATACAGCAGTGCCAGAATCTCCAATAAACCAACCAGCTCAACCAGTTATTATTCAACAGCAACCATTAAAGATGCCAATTCCAACATTTGACGGAAGTTATGCCGCATGGCCGAAGTTTAAGGCTATTTTTAATGATCTGATGGCAAACTCCGGGGATACAGATGCAATTAAGCTATATCATcttgataaagcgcttattggaaATGCCGCCGGAGCTCTGGATGCTAAAATTCTGAGTGAAGGTAATTACAAACAAGCCTGGGATGTACTTATGGATCGCTACGACAACAAGCGTGCGATTATCGAGACTCATTACCGCGGATTGTTATCCTTGAAGACAATGTCATCACCATCGTATAAAGAACTACGTGCCCTCGTGAATGAAGCGACCAATCATATCGAAAGCCTTTGTTATCTCGATCAAGAAATCAACGGTACTGCAGAGCATTTTTTTGTATTCCTTATCGTTTCGGCATTAGATAGTACCACACGTCAATCTTGGGAATCTACAATGAAAAAGGGAGAACTCCCGAAGTACAAGCAAACCATAGAGTATCTGAAAACTAGGTGCCAAATCCTAGACAATTGCGAAACTGCTTTCCAGGCAGCTGCTGCTCCAATCGAATCGAAGCAAGTTCCTTTCCAATCAAAGATACAGCCACAGAAAAGCTATGCCGTTTCGACTAGTTCATCACAATCTACGCTTGTTTGTGACATTTGCGGCGGTTCACATCGAAATGTCCAGTGCTCAGCCCTATCCAACCTTACACTTGCCCAGAAGAACGAAAAGAGTCGAGCTGCTGGAGTATGTTATAACTGTCTACGCAAAGGACATAGAGCCAAGGATTGTCCTTCCGATAAAGCGTGTCACAAATGCCAACGCCGTCATCACACATTACTTCACCACGATGGAGTCATCAACAAAGAATCCAGATCCAATGTCTCTGCTCCTGTTGAAATGGCAAATCAGCCATCGGTTATTGCCGTTCCAAAACAAGCTACTGCACAGCAAACACCTGCTCTGGTTGAGCCACCTATTTCAACCACTTGCTCCTCGTTTTTTACGAAATCCGCCAAAACAGTGTTACTACAAACTGCGCTAGTAGAGGTCTTCGACATAAACAGTCAACCGCACCTGTATCGTGTTCTGTTGGACAGTGGTTCTCAGGTGAATTTCGTAACCGAAGAAATGGCCAACCGCCTAGGCCTCCTTAAGACACCAGCCAACGTTCCTATCGTGGGTATCAATGCTTTACGTACCCACGCCCGTGATAAGGTGAAAGTACAGTTCCGTTCCCGCGTGTCTGCTTACCACGCCGAGCTAGAATGTCTAGTTACCCCGAGAGTAACGGGCATAATCCCAACCTCCAAAATTGACATCTCGCAATGGATGATCCCTGACGGAATAATGCTTGCCGATCCTGAGTTCCATACACCCGACAAAGTTGATTTGCTTATTGGTGGAGAACTATTTTTCGACATCCTCGAACCGAGTTCGATTCATCTTGCCGATGGATTACCACAGCTACGAGACACTCACTTTGGATGGGTCGTAGCTGGTGTCATCATTGATCCGCACGTAGTCAACGTGTCCCTCCAGTATTCGCACCCACCCGTCGAAGACATCGAGCGAAAAATGCAACAGTTCTGGCAAACAGAAGAAGTGCCTATCGTTTCAAAATTGTCAACAGCCGAAATAGCATGTGAAGCACATTTTCTTTCCACCTACCAACGTAATGAAACAGGAAGGTTTATTGTCAAGCTACCATTCAAGGAGAATCTTTCCCAGCTGGGTAATTGTCGTTCTCTGGCCTTGAAGCGATTTCTCATGCTGGAGAAACGATTGATTCGAAACCCTGAGCTGCAAACCCAGAACGTAAATTTCATCCGGGAATATGAGTCTATAGGTCATTGTCGTGAGGTAGCCGAGTCGGAGGACGTACCAAACCAACAAGTGTATTACCTCCCGCACCATGCAGTACTGCGGCCGTCCAGCTTGAGCACGAAATGCCGTGTCGTGTTCGACGCAAGCGCAAAATCTTCACCATTGGAACTTTCCCTTAATGATGTACTTCAGATCGGCCCAGTAGTACAAAACGACTTATACCATATTGTGCTACGATTCCGTACGTTTAGAGTGGCCTTCACCGCAGAcatttcaaaaatgtaccgcCAGATACTCGCAGCTCCATCGGACCGTCGATTTTTCTGGAGAGAAAAGCCGTCGTTACCTTTGCGCGTGCTGGAATTGTGCACTGTCACGTACGGCACTGCCTCGGCACCGTACCAAGCAACAAGATGTTTACTGCAACTTACCGAAGAGGACGGTAGAGAATTTCCTATTGCTACGCGCATAGTAAAGAAAGAGACGTACATGGATGATGTACTCTCGGGTGCAGACTCATTGGAACAGGCCCTTGAGGCGCAGAACCAGCTGAAGCAGCTTCTTCACCAGGGAGGCTTCATACATAAGTAG